A stretch of the Aegilops tauschii subsp. strangulata cultivar AL8/78 chromosome 4, Aet v6.0, whole genome shotgun sequence genome encodes the following:
- the LOC109758941 gene encoding protein FAR1-RELATED SEQUENCE 5-like, with protein MVPQPPYLGQRFDSFEDAKKFYQTYAKFHGFAVNTEYHRKIKKTNEYSRGEMRCYKARRNKKGKGDAPVVPERKRGIIVKTGCPVRCKLNVDGAQWVVTEYFDEHNHELIKKFDLVKFLTAHRGFTPLEKKFIKLLHDFNVGPSRMVQILSLIHSKKGSLSSMPYLPADVTNLKAKYRRESKLADIEATIAYFDEKAKEDQDFFYRIRLDDEDRVMYWVDGAARRAYKHFRDCISFDATYLNNMYKMPCAPFIGINNHNQSLQFRCGLVRNEDTDGYIWLFKTFLECMGGLAPMNIITYQDFSMRAGIEEVFPLAVHRHCRWHIIKKAEETLGPFFADRPDLHKAFELCVDHSLTVEEFERSWMVMIETYQVQDHETLASLWEKRMYWVPAYFMQCFFPFLQTTQRSEGFNAILKRYVSPGNSLLQFAKQYTALQQKILGSELQQEANTALKQPKLLTYIPMERQMSKIYTNTIFNK; from the coding sequence ATGGTACCCCAGCCACCGTATCTTGGGCAAAGATTTGATTCGTTTGAAGATGCAAAGAAATTCTACCAGACATATGCAAAGTTCCATGGGTTTGCGGTCAACACCGAATACCATAGGAAAATTAAAAAAACTAACGAGTACAGCAGAGGTGAGATGAGGTGCTACAAGGCACGAAGAAACAAGAAGGGCAAAGGTGATGCGCCTGTCGTTCCGGAACGAAAGAGAGGTATCATTGTCAAGACGGGATGCCCTGTCCGGTGTAAGCTGAACGTAGATGGCGCACAGTGGGTGGTCACTGAATATTTTGACGAGCACAACCACGAGCTAATAAAGAAGTTTGACCTGGTAAAATTTCTGACCGCCCACAGAGGATTCACCCCCCTCGAGAAGAAATTCATAAAGCTGCTACATGATTTTAACGTCGGTCCATCAAGAATGGTGCAGATACTCTCCCTCATCCACAGCAAAAAGGGGTCTCTGAGTAGCATGCCCTACCTACCAGCAGACGTCACAAACCTAAAGGCAAAGTACCGTAGAGAAAGCAAGTTGGCTGACATAGAAGCCACGATAGCCTACTTCGATGAGAAAGCAAAAGAAGATCAAGATTTCTTCTACAGGATAAGATTGGACGATGAGGACCGTGTCATGTATTGGGTGGATGGTGCTGCAAGAAGAGCCTACAAACATTTCCGAGACTGCATTTCTTTCGACGcgacatatctcaataatatgtACAAGATGCCATGCGCTCCATTCATAGGAATAAATAACCACAATCAGTCATTGCAGTTCAGATGCGGGCTCGTTCGGAACGAAGACACGGATGGGTACATTTGGCTGTTCAAGACCTTCTTGGAGTGCATGGGTGGACTTGCTCCGATGAACATAATAACATACCAGGATTTTAGCATGCGTGCAGGCATAGAGGAGGTCTTTCCGTTGGCAGTGCACAGGCACTGCAGGTGGCACATTATAAAGAAGGCTGAGGAGACACTAGGACCGTTCTTTGCTGACCGTCCAGACCTGCACAAGGCATTCGAGCTGTGCGTGGACCACAGCTTGACGGTGGAGGAGTTTGAAAGGAGCTGGATGGTTATGATTGAAACATATCAAGTCCAAGACCACGAGACGCTTGCTAGCTTGTGGGAGAAGCGAATGTACTGGGTGCCGGCCTACTTCATGCAGTGCTTCTTCCCGTTTCTGCAGACTACACAACGCAGTGAGGGGTTCAATGCTATTTTGAAGCGGTACGTGAGCCCTGGCAACTCATTGCTACAATTTGCCAAGCAGTACACCGCTTTGCAACAAAAAATACTGGGATCCGAGCTACAGCAAGAAGCAAACACCGCGCTCAAGCAGCCAAAATTGCTAACGTATATACCAATGGAGAGGCAGATGAGCAAGATATACACCAACACGATTTTTAACAAGTAA
- the LOC109758945 gene encoding serpin-ZX, whose protein sequence is MATTDIRLSIGHQTRFALRLASAISSPSHAKGSAGNAAFSPLSLHVALSLVAAGAGGATRDQLAAALGSAEKGEAEGLHALAEQVVQVVLADASGAGGPRVAFANGVFVDASLKLKPSFKDLTVGKYKAETQSVDFQTKAAEVAGQVNSWVEKITTGLIKEILPAGSVDNTTRLVLGNALYFKGAWTEKFDASKTKDEKFHLLDGSSVQTPFMSSTKKQYISSSDSLKVLKLPYQQGEDKRQFSMYILLPEAQDGLWNLANKLSTEPEFLENHIPMQKVPVGQFKLPKFKISFGFEASDMLKGLGLQLPFSAEADLSEMVDSPAGLYVSSVFHKSFVEVNEEGTEAAAATASVVTLRSLPVEPVKVDFVADHPFLFLIREDLTGVVLFVGHVFNPLVSA, encoded by the exons ATGGCGACCACCGACATCCGCCTCTCCATCGGGCACCAGACCCGCTTCGCCCTCCGCCTCGCCTCCGCCATCTCCTCGCCCTCCCACGCCAAGGGATCCGCCGGCAACGCCGCCTTCTCCCCGCTCTCGCTCCACGTCGCGCTCAGCCTCGTCGCGGCGGGCGCCGGCGGCGCCACCCGCGACCAGCTCGCCGCCGCGCTTGGGTCCGCGGAGAAAGGCGAGGCCGAGGGCCTCCACGCGCTCGCCGAGCAGGTGGTTCAGGTCGTGCTCGCCGACGCGTCGGGCGCCGGCGGCCCGCGCGTCGCCTTCGCCAACGGCGTCTTCGTCGACGCGTCGCTCAAGCTCAAGCCTTCCTTCAAGGATCTCACTGTGGGCAAGTACAAGGCCGAGACACAGTCCGTGGACTTCCAAACTAAG GCTGCTGAAGTTGCTGGTCAAGTGAACTCCTGGGTAGAGAAAATCACAACAGGTCTCATCAAAGAGATCCTCCCTGCAGGATCTGTTGATAACACCACTAGACTGGTTCTTGGTAATGCCCTTTATTTCAAAGGAGCTTGGACTGAGAAGTTTGATGCATCTAAGACAAAAGACGAGAAGTTCCACCTCCTTGATGGGAGCTCAGTTCAAACACCGTTCATGTCCAGTACAAAGAAGCAATATATTTCGTCTTCTGACAGCTTGAAGGTACTGAAGCTTCCTTACCAGCAAGGCGAGGACAAGAGGCAGTTCTCCATGTACATTCTTCTTCCAGAAGCACAGGATGGTCTCTGGAACTTGGCCAACAAGTTGAGCACCGAACCAGAGTTCTTGGAAAACCATATCCCAATGCAGAAGGTTCCTGTCGGGCAGTTCAAGCTTCCGAAGTTCAAGATATCATTTGGATTTGAAGCGTCTGATATGCTCAAAGGTTTGGGTCTCCAGCTGCCGTTCAGCGCAGAGGCAGATCTTTCGGAGATGGTGGATTCACCGGCGGGCTTATACGTCTCATCCGTTTTCCACAAGTCGTTTGTCGAGGTGAACGAAGAAGGCACCGAGGCTGCCGCTGCAACTGCTTCAGTGGTCACACTTAGGTCACTGCCAGTGGAGCCCGTGAAGGTGGATTTCGTCGCggatcaccctttcctcttcctTATCCGAGAAGACCTCACAGGGGTGGTGCTATTCGTCGGCCATGTGTTCAATCCCTTGGTGTCTGCATGA
- the LOC109758947 gene encoding serine/threonine-protein kinase SAPK10, with product MDRAALTVGPGMDMPIMHDGDRYELVKDIGSGNFGVARLMRNRADGQLVAVKYIERGEKIDENVQREIINHRSLRHPNIIRFKEVILTPTHLAIVMEYASGGELFERICNAGRFSEDEARFFFQQLLSGVSYCHSMQVCHRDLKLENTLLDGSTAPRLKICDFGYSKSSVLHSQPKSTVGTPAYIAPEVLLKKEYDGKIADVWSCGVTLYVMLVGAYPFEDPDEPKNFRKTIQRILSVQYSIPDYVHISSECRDLIAKIFVGNPATRITIPEIRNHPWFLKNLPADLVDDSTMSSQYEEPEQPMQSMDEIMQILAEATIPAAGSRINQFLNDGLDLDDDMDDLDSDADLDVESSGEIVYAM from the exons ATGGACCGGGCGGCGCTGACGGTGGGGCCGGGCATGGACATGCCCATAATGCACGACGGCGACCGCTACGAGCTCGTCAAGGACATCGGCTCCGGCAACTTCGGCGTCGCGCGCCTCATGCGCAACCGCGCCGACGGCCAGCTCGTCGCCGTCAAGTACATCGAGCGAGGGGAGAAG ATTGACGAGAACGTGCAGCGGGAGATCATCAACCACAGGTCGCTGCGCCACCCCAACATCATCCGCTTCAAGGAGGTCATCCTCACCCCGACGCACCTCGCCATCGTCATGGAGTACGCCTCCGGCGGGGAGCTCTTCGAGCGCATCTGCAACGCCGGCAGGTTCAGCGAGGACGAG GCGCGTTTCTTCTTCCAGCAGCTGCTCTCAGGAGTCAGCTACTGCCACTCCATG CAAGTATGCCATCGTGACTTGAAGCTGGAGAACACCCTGCTGGACGGGAGCACGGCTCCTCGCCTCAAGATATGCGACTTTGGCTATTCCAAG TCGTCGGTTCTTCATTCGCAGCCAAAATCTACCGTTGGAACACCGGCATACATTGCTCCGGAGGTTCTTCTGAAGAAGGAATATGATGGAAAG ATTGCGGATGTGTGGTCCTGTGGAGTGACACTTTATGTTATGCTAGTTGGTGCATATCCCTTTGAGGATCCTGATGAGCCCAAAAATTTTAGGAAGACAATTCAG AGGATATTGAGTGTGCAGTACTCGATTCCCGATTACGTGCACATATCTTCCGAGTGTCGAGATCTTATCGCCAAGATTTTCGTTGGCAACCCAGCTACC AGAATCACAATCCCGGAGATAAGAAACCATCCGTGGTTCTTGAAGAACCTCCCAGCTGACCTAGTGGACGACAGCACCATGAGCAGCCAGTATGAGGAGCCTGAACAGCCGATGCAGAGCATGGACGAGATCATGCAGATCCTGGCGGAGGCCACCATCCCGGCCGCTGGTTCCCGGATCAACCAGTTCTTGAACGACGGTCTGGACCTTGACGACGACATGGACGACCTTGATTCAGACGCCGACCTCGACGTCGAAAGCAGCGGGGAGATAGTGTATGCTATGTGA